A single genomic interval of Streptomyces sp. 1222.5 harbors:
- a CDS encoding sugar ABC transporter substrate-binding protein → MDRSSRSRSRRLAPVVAVAAAAALTLAGCSSSSGGKKAEEGAANASAGKADTPRMTVALVTHQAPGDTFWDTVRKGAEAAAAKDNVKLVYSADPNAGTQANLVQNAVDQKVDGIAVTLAKPDAMKNVIGKARQAGIPVVGLNSGLSDWKKLGLLEFFGQDESVSGEAVGNKLNTTGAKKIVCVIQEQGNVGLTQRCDGVKKTFKGTTETLYVNGTDMPSVKSTITAKLKQDKSIDTVVALGAPFALTAVQSVGDAGSKAKVATFDLNKDLVKAVQKGTIEFAVDQQPYLQGYLAVDSLWLYKNNGNYSGGGEQPVLTGPAFVDKSNVDKVSEFAAKGTR, encoded by the coding sequence ATGGACCGCTCTTCTCGCTCCCGCTCCCGCAGGCTGGCCCCCGTTGTGGCTGTGGCCGCCGCGGCAGCCCTCACCCTCGCCGGCTGCTCCAGCAGCTCCGGCGGCAAGAAGGCCGAGGAAGGAGCGGCGAACGCCTCCGCGGGCAAGGCCGACACCCCCCGGATGACCGTCGCGCTGGTCACCCACCAGGCACCCGGCGACACCTTCTGGGACACCGTCCGCAAGGGCGCGGAGGCCGCGGCGGCCAAGGACAACGTCAAGCTGGTCTACTCCGCCGACCCGAACGCGGGCACCCAGGCCAACCTGGTGCAGAACGCCGTCGACCAGAAGGTCGACGGCATCGCGGTCACCCTGGCCAAGCCGGACGCCATGAAGAACGTGATCGGCAAGGCACGGCAGGCCGGCATACCGGTCGTCGGACTGAACTCCGGTCTGAGCGACTGGAAGAAGCTGGGCCTGCTGGAGTTCTTCGGGCAGGACGAGAGCGTGTCGGGCGAGGCGGTCGGCAACAAGCTCAACACCACCGGCGCCAAGAAGATCGTGTGCGTGATCCAGGAGCAGGGCAACGTCGGTCTCACCCAGCGCTGCGACGGCGTGAAGAAGACGTTCAAGGGCACCACTGAGACCCTGTACGTGAACGGCACCGACATGCCGTCCGTGAAGTCGACCATCACGGCGAAGCTCAAGCAGGACAAGTCCATCGACACCGTCGTCGCACTCGGCGCGCCGTTCGCCCTCACCGCGGTGCAGTCGGTGGGCGACGCGGGCAGCAAGGCGAAGGTCGCCACGTTCGACCTCAACAAAGACCTGGTCAAGGCCGTACAGAAGGGAACCATCGAGTTCGCGGTCGACCAGCAGCCCTACCTCCAGGGCTATTTGGCGGTCGACTCCCTGTGGCTCTACAAGAACAACGGCAACTACAGCGGCGGCGGCGAGCAGCCGGTGCTGACCGGCCCGGCCTTCGTCGACAAGTCCAACGTCGACAAGGTCTCCGAGTTCGCCGCGAAGGGCACCAGGTGA
- a CDS encoding GntR family transcriptional regulator, producing MSPVHRTPQRTASGDRALSSLPLTLDRTSPVPLYHQLARQLESAIEQGALAPGNLLGNEVDLSVRLGLSRPTVRQAIRSLVDKGLLVRRRGVGTQVVHSKVRRPLELSSLYDDLEAAGQRPTTRVLRNERIPAAADVAAALAVPEGAEVTVLERLRRTRGRPVAFLRNYLPEPLLELPTERLESTGLYRMMRSAGLTLHSARQSVGARGATAGEAALLDEEEGAALLTMERTAYDDTGRPVEYGSHVYRASHYAFEFQLLVRP from the coding sequence ATGAGCCCAGTACACCGCACCCCGCAACGAACGGCATCGGGTGATCGCGCTCTCTCCTCGCTCCCCCTCACCCTGGACCGCACGAGCCCCGTACCGCTGTACCACCAGCTCGCCCGGCAGCTGGAGTCGGCCATCGAGCAGGGGGCGCTGGCCCCGGGGAACCTGCTCGGCAACGAGGTGGACCTGTCGGTGCGGCTCGGGCTGTCCCGGCCCACCGTGCGCCAGGCGATCCGGTCCCTGGTCGACAAGGGGCTGCTGGTGCGCCGCCGCGGGGTCGGCACCCAGGTGGTGCACAGCAAGGTCAGGCGTCCGCTGGAACTCAGCAGCCTCTACGACGACCTGGAGGCGGCCGGGCAGCGGCCGACCACCCGGGTGCTGCGCAACGAACGGATCCCGGCGGCCGCCGACGTGGCGGCGGCCCTCGCCGTGCCGGAGGGCGCGGAGGTGACCGTACTGGAGCGGTTGCGCCGCACCCGCGGCCGCCCGGTGGCCTTCCTGCGCAACTACCTGCCCGAGCCGCTGCTCGAACTCCCCACGGAGCGACTGGAGTCGACGGGGCTGTACCGGATGATGCGCTCGGCCGGCCTGACCCTGCACAGCGCCCGGCAGTCGGTGGGCGCCCGCGGCGCCACCGCCGGGGAGGCCGCCCTGCTGGACGAGGAGGAGGGCGCGGCCCTGCTCACCATGGAACGCACAGCCTACGACGACACCGGCCGGCCGGTCGAGTACGGCAGCCACGTCTACCGGGCGTCCCACTACGCCTTCGAGTTCCAGCTGCTGGTCAGACCCTGA
- a CDS encoding ABC transporter substrate-binding protein → MRPSPSGSSVPGPGRRALLRGAGGAALLAGAGIPLLSACGGSGSGSDPKTVTVGSNASDAVPKKAFESVYAAFKKQSGLTVDVNTKDHNTFQEQINSYLQGTPDDVFNWFAGYRMQFFAAKKLATPIDDVWAKIGDNFPEAMKKLSKGEDGKYYFVPMTTYPWAVFYRKSVFEQHGYEVPATWDDFVALLKRMKKDGLVPLAFGDKDAWPAMGTFDQINFRLNGYDFHVQLMAGKASWTDAKVKAVFDHWTEILPYHQDGFMGRTWQDAAQTLVAKKAGMYVLGSFVAQQFTDKAALDDLDFFPFPELNSAHGQDTVEAPTDGFMVSKSPKNHAGVVKLLEYLGSPAAEEIYLKTDPSVVAASSKADTSSYSALQKKAFEMIGGAKSLTQFMDRDSRPDFTSTVMQPGLQKFLQNPKGVDSLLSSIERQKKTIFASS, encoded by the coding sequence ATGCGCCCCTCCCCCTCAGGTTCTTCCGTCCCGGGTCCCGGCCGCCGCGCGCTGCTGCGCGGAGCGGGTGGTGCCGCACTGCTGGCCGGTGCCGGCATACCCCTGCTGTCCGCCTGCGGAGGCAGCGGTTCGGGCTCCGACCCGAAGACCGTCACCGTGGGCTCCAACGCCTCCGACGCGGTGCCGAAGAAGGCCTTCGAGAGTGTCTACGCGGCCTTCAAGAAGCAGTCCGGCCTCACCGTCGACGTCAACACGAAGGACCACAACACCTTCCAGGAGCAGATCAACTCGTATCTGCAGGGCACGCCGGACGACGTGTTCAACTGGTTCGCCGGCTACCGCATGCAGTTCTTCGCGGCGAAGAAACTGGCCACGCCCATCGACGACGTCTGGGCGAAGATCGGGGACAACTTCCCCGAGGCGATGAAGAAGCTCAGCAAGGGCGAGGACGGCAAGTACTACTTCGTGCCGATGACGACGTACCCGTGGGCGGTCTTCTACCGCAAGAGCGTCTTCGAGCAGCACGGCTACGAAGTCCCCGCCACCTGGGACGACTTCGTCGCCCTGCTGAAGCGGATGAAGAAGGACGGCCTGGTCCCGCTGGCCTTCGGCGACAAGGACGCCTGGCCGGCGATGGGCACCTTCGACCAGATCAACTTCCGCCTGAACGGCTACGACTTCCACGTCCAGCTGATGGCCGGGAAGGCCTCCTGGACCGACGCCAAGGTCAAGGCCGTCTTCGACCACTGGACCGAGATCCTCCCCTACCACCAGGACGGCTTCATGGGCCGCACCTGGCAGGACGCCGCGCAGACGCTGGTCGCGAAGAAGGCCGGCATGTACGTCCTCGGCTCGTTCGTGGCGCAGCAGTTCACCGACAAGGCCGCCCTGGACGACCTCGACTTCTTCCCCTTCCCGGAGCTGAACTCCGCGCACGGCCAGGACACGGTCGAGGCGCCGACCGACGGCTTCATGGTCAGCAAGTCCCCGAAGAACCACGCGGGCGTGGTGAAGCTGCTGGAGTACCTCGGCTCCCCGGCGGCCGAGGAGATCTACCTGAAGACCGACCCGAGCGTGGTCGCCGCCTCCAGCAAGGCCGACACCTCGTCGTACTCGGCGCTCCAGAAGAAGGCGTTCGAGATGATCGGCGGCGCCAAGAGCCTCACCCAGTTCATGGACCGCGACAGCCGCCCCGACTTCACCTCCACCGTGATGCAGCCCGGCCTGCAGAAGTTCCTGCAGAACCCCAAGGGCGTGGACAGCCTGCTGTCCTCCATCGAGCGCCAGAAGAAGACGATCTTCGCCTCCTCATGA
- a CDS encoding carbohydrate ABC transporter permease, translating to MTTDTTTKSPEAAPPPPGTAPAKKRGTNGHQRLLTRRDRITLAVMAGVPTLLHVALVWVTAIASIFLAFTTWDGIGFDSIKWVGLDNFHQLFSDNPQFWPAVQHNVIWFVALILVPTPFGLFLAVQLDKRIRFSRVYQTAFFLPVVISMACIGFVWQLVYNPDTGLINSIIGANKPGDYIDWIGDPKLNLWAVLIAASWRHTGYMMILYLAGLKSVDPSLREASALDGANEWQTFRSVIFPTLRPTNTVVLVVTIIEALRAFDLVFVFNKGAQGTELLSILVTNNIIGESSRIGYGSAIAVVLLVISLAVIVPYLIATFRKERRA from the coding sequence ATGACGACCGACACGACGACGAAGAGCCCGGAGGCGGCGCCGCCGCCTCCGGGCACCGCGCCTGCGAAGAAGCGGGGCACGAACGGCCACCAGCGCCTGCTGACCCGCCGTGACCGCATCACGCTCGCCGTGATGGCGGGCGTGCCCACCCTCCTGCACGTGGCCCTCGTATGGGTCACCGCGATCGCCTCGATCTTCCTCGCCTTCACCACCTGGGACGGCATCGGGTTCGACTCGATCAAGTGGGTGGGCCTGGACAACTTCCACCAACTCTTCAGCGACAACCCGCAGTTCTGGCCTGCGGTCCAGCACAACGTCATCTGGTTCGTGGCCCTCATCCTGGTCCCGACGCCGTTCGGCCTGTTCCTGGCGGTGCAGCTGGACAAGCGGATCCGCTTCAGCCGGGTCTACCAGACCGCGTTCTTCCTGCCGGTCGTCATCTCCATGGCCTGCATCGGGTTCGTCTGGCAGCTCGTCTACAACCCGGACACGGGCCTGATCAACAGCATCATCGGCGCCAACAAGCCCGGCGACTACATCGACTGGATCGGCGATCCGAAGCTCAACCTGTGGGCGGTCCTGATCGCCGCGTCCTGGCGGCACACCGGCTACATGATGATCCTCTACCTGGCCGGCCTGAAGAGCGTGGACCCGTCGTTGCGCGAGGCCTCCGCGCTGGACGGCGCCAACGAGTGGCAGACGTTCAGGAGCGTCATCTTCCCCACCCTGCGGCCGACCAACACCGTCGTCCTCGTCGTCACCATCATCGAGGCGCTACGCGCCTTCGACCTGGTCTTCGTCTTCAACAAGGGCGCCCAGGGCACCGAGTTGCTGTCGATCCTGGTCACCAACAACATCATCGGCGAGTCCAGCCGCATCGGTTACGGCTCCGCCATCGCCGTCGTCCTGCTGGTGATCTCGCTCGCGGTGATCGTCCCCTATCTGATCGCCACCTTCCGGAAGGAGCGGCGGGCATGA
- a CDS encoding carbohydrate ABC transporter permease, with translation MSSTTAPSKRRAPIRPARVLLHVFLAGTALAWLAPLLWAVFSALRPYSETSAKGYVSWPDTLNFDNFTNAFEQSDMTHYFGNTLIIAIPAVLLTLFLSSCVAFYVSRFDFRVNLALLLVFTAGNLLPQQVIITPLYRLYLLTDLPGVTASGKLYDSALGLVLIHVAFQSGFCAFVLSNYMRSLPHELTEAALVDGASVWRLYWQITLPLCKPAMAALGTLLSIWIYNDFFWALVLISTGENMPITSALNNLSGQYFTDPNLVAAGALLTAIPTLVVYFVLQRQFVSGLTLGSNKG, from the coding sequence ATGAGCAGCACCACCGCCCCGTCGAAGCGGCGCGCCCCGATCCGCCCGGCCCGCGTCCTGCTGCACGTCTTCCTCGCGGGCACCGCCCTCGCCTGGCTCGCGCCCCTGCTGTGGGCGGTCTTCTCCGCGCTGCGCCCGTACAGCGAGACCAGCGCGAAGGGCTACGTCTCCTGGCCGGACACGCTGAACTTCGACAACTTCACCAACGCGTTCGAGCAGTCGGACATGACGCACTACTTCGGCAACACGCTGATCATCGCGATCCCGGCCGTGCTGCTGACCCTCTTCCTGTCCTCCTGCGTCGCCTTCTACGTCAGCCGTTTCGACTTCCGGGTCAACCTGGCGCTGCTGCTGGTCTTCACGGCCGGCAACCTGCTCCCGCAGCAGGTCATCATCACCCCGCTGTACCGGCTGTACCTGCTCACCGATCTGCCGGGGGTCACGGCGAGCGGCAAGCTGTACGACTCCGCCCTCGGCCTGGTCCTCATCCATGTGGCGTTCCAGTCCGGGTTCTGCGCGTTCGTGCTGAGCAACTACATGCGCTCGCTGCCGCACGAGCTGACCGAGGCCGCGCTGGTCGACGGCGCCTCGGTGTGGCGGCTGTACTGGCAGATCACCCTGCCGCTGTGCAAGCCGGCGATGGCGGCCCTCGGGACCCTGCTGTCGATCTGGATCTACAACGACTTCTTCTGGGCGCTGGTGCTGATCTCGACCGGTGAGAACATGCCGATCACCTCGGCCCTGAACAACCTCTCCGGCCAGTACTTCACCGACCCCAACCTGGTCGCCGCCGGTGCCCTGCTGACCGCGATCCCGACGCTGGTCGTCTACTTCGTGCTCCAGCGCCAGTTCGTCAGCGGCCTGACCCTGGGCTCCAACAAGGGCTGA
- a CDS encoding glycoside hydrolase family 5 protein gives MLRASLTAAAVVAALLVPATAHASPETGEAGPGIPPLTDRQGRVLTLHGWNIEDKTHRGEEALTGITERHLRDMRAEGFDFARLLVFWDDLEPRPGQYSESYLRRIGRILDWADRYGVKVVIDAHQDVFGPAFGHRGIPEWATRTDGLPFTAHPDDWFAEYFEPAVQRAFTHLYEDRDLRTAQVRIWRVLATRFARHPAVLGYDLINEPMGEARPGEDLATAARRVEREQLTPMYNRLADAVRSADRDAWVFVEPTPIVGEGVPTGLGRVHDPRVVYAPHFYDSAMEAGSDYDPGAGWIKAYERAVTAYPQRYRVPVVVGEWGPPDSALPHMNRFYRDAMASLSRYASGWAGYVWCYGGGYCAVDDAGSFRPNKELTAEPYAESVAGTDVSASYDAGRGVYRLSYRAAPRGSRVSELSVPPGTWRIRAGGRATVVRGPDGRARVLAAPGSRVTVTVERG, from the coding sequence GTGCTGCGAGCGTCACTGACGGCCGCCGCGGTCGTCGCCGCGCTGCTCGTCCCCGCCACCGCCCACGCCTCACCGGAGACCGGGGAGGCCGGTCCGGGCATCCCCCCGCTCACCGACCGGCAGGGGCGGGTCCTCACCCTGCACGGCTGGAACATCGAGGACAAGACGCACCGGGGTGAGGAGGCCCTGACCGGCATCACCGAGCGCCATCTGCGCGACATGCGGGCCGAGGGCTTCGACTTCGCCCGGCTGTTGGTCTTCTGGGACGACCTGGAGCCGAGGCCCGGACAGTACAGCGAGAGCTACCTGCGCAGGATCGGCCGCATCCTGGACTGGGCCGACCGGTACGGCGTGAAGGTCGTGATCGACGCCCACCAGGACGTCTTCGGTCCCGCCTTCGGCCACCGCGGCATACCGGAGTGGGCGACCCGGACCGACGGACTGCCGTTCACCGCACATCCGGACGACTGGTTCGCCGAGTACTTCGAGCCCGCCGTGCAGCGCGCCTTCACCCATCTCTACGAGGACCGGGACCTGCGCACCGCCCAGGTACGGATCTGGCGCGTCCTCGCCACCCGATTCGCCCGCCATCCGGCCGTCCTCGGCTACGACCTGATCAACGAGCCGATGGGCGAGGCGCGTCCGGGCGAGGACCTGGCGACGGCGGCCCGCCGCGTCGAACGCGAACAGCTGACCCCCATGTACAACCGCCTCGCCGACGCGGTGCGTTCGGCCGACCGGGACGCCTGGGTGTTCGTCGAGCCCACCCCGATCGTGGGCGAGGGCGTACCGACCGGCCTCGGCCGCGTCCACGACCCGCGCGTCGTGTACGCGCCGCACTTCTACGACTCCGCCATGGAGGCGGGCTCCGACTACGACCCCGGCGCCGGCTGGATCAAGGCGTACGAGCGGGCCGTCACCGCGTACCCGCAGCGGTACCGGGTGCCGGTCGTCGTCGGTGAATGGGGGCCGCCCGACAGCGCCCTGCCGCACATGAACCGCTTCTACCGGGACGCCATGGCCTCCCTGAGCCGCTACGCCTCCGGCTGGGCGGGCTACGTGTGGTGCTACGGCGGCGGATACTGCGCGGTCGACGACGCAGGTTCCTTCCGCCCCAACAAGGAGCTGACCGCGGAGCCGTACGCGGAGAGCGTCGCGGGCACGGACGTCTCCGCCTCGTACGACGCCGGACGGGGTGTGTACCGGCTGTCGTACCGCGCGGCTCCGCGCGGCTCGCGGGTGTCCGAGCTGTCCGTGCCGCCGGGCACCTGGCGGATCAGGGCCGGCGGCCGTGCGACCGTCGTACGCGGACCGGACGGACGGGCCCGGGTGCTGGCCGCTCCCGGCAGCCGGGTGACGGTCACCGTCGAGCGCGGCTGA
- a CDS encoding sialidase family protein — MRVFAPLTAVTTAALLLVTVTGAPPAAADQNAGGTPLVRVAQGDPYARCTIGARDPDSVVYPGTEVEPYLSVDPRDTKRVVTVFQQDRWNDGGARGLAASWTTDGRTFHRSTLPFSLCAPGGADYERATDPWVSTGPDGTVYAGGEGFDFTRSTRSALLAATSRDGGRTWRNLTTTHVDEQPFFNDKPSVTADPIRKGTAYQVWDRLDNDPPGPSSLDGPGYLSVTRDGGRTWSAARRFVDTGAVPNTQTIGHLIVVDRRTGTLYDFFDRITLADDLSTVVEAHYAVVTSTDAGETWSAPVTVARDTSVPEVDPNDPTKPLRAAATLPSPAVDPRTGTLYMAYEGSDFSGGRFDSVQLVRSTDGGRTWGSPELISPREVPAFSPSIAVDQRGTVALTYYDLRFLGPGDTSTLPTAYQLATLPHGDPRRRTERRISRVFDWLQAPFSGGYFLGDYQGLVADGKGVRAVLTETHSGTPRNRTDVYSGTFRTG, encoded by the coding sequence ATGCGCGTCTTCGCGCCCCTCACCGCCGTCACCACCGCCGCGCTCCTGCTCGTCACCGTCACCGGCGCTCCCCCCGCCGCGGCGGACCAGAACGCCGGCGGCACCCCTCTGGTCAGGGTGGCCCAGGGCGACCCGTACGCGCGCTGCACCATCGGCGCGAGGGACCCCGACAGCGTCGTGTACCCGGGCACAGAGGTCGAGCCGTACCTGTCCGTCGATCCGCGCGACACGAAGCGCGTGGTCACCGTGTTCCAGCAGGACCGCTGGAACGACGGCGGCGCCCGCGGCCTGGCGGCGTCCTGGACCACGGACGGCCGCACCTTCCACCGGAGCACGCTGCCGTTCAGCCTGTGCGCCCCCGGCGGCGCGGACTACGAACGGGCCACCGACCCCTGGGTGAGCACCGGACCGGACGGCACCGTCTACGCCGGCGGAGAGGGCTTCGACTTCACGAGGAGCACCCGCAGCGCCCTCCTGGCCGCCACGTCCCGCGACGGGGGCCGCACCTGGCGCAACCTCACCACCACCCACGTCGACGAGCAGCCGTTCTTCAACGACAAGCCCTCGGTCACCGCCGACCCGATCCGCAAGGGCACGGCCTACCAGGTCTGGGACCGCCTCGACAACGACCCGCCCGGCCCCAGCTCCCTCGACGGGCCGGGCTACCTCTCCGTCACCCGCGACGGCGGCCGCACCTGGAGCGCGGCCCGGCGGTTCGTCGACACCGGCGCCGTGCCCAACACCCAGACCATCGGCCATCTGATCGTCGTCGACCGGCGCACCGGCACCCTGTACGACTTCTTCGACCGGATCACCCTCGCCGACGACCTGAGCACCGTCGTCGAAGCCCACTACGCGGTGGTCACCTCGACGGACGCCGGAGAGACCTGGAGCGCCCCGGTCACCGTGGCCCGGGACACCTCCGTACCGGAGGTCGACCCCAACGACCCCACCAAGCCGCTGCGCGCCGCGGCGACCCTGCCCAGCCCGGCGGTCGACCCCAGGACGGGCACGCTGTACATGGCCTACGAGGGCTCGGACTTCTCCGGCGGCAGGTTCGACTCCGTCCAGCTGGTGCGCTCCACCGACGGCGGACGCACCTGGGGCAGTCCCGAGCTGATCAGCCCGCGGGAGGTGCCGGCGTTCTCACCGTCGATCGCGGTCGACCAGCGGGGCACGGTCGCGCTGACCTACTACGACCTGCGCTTCCTCGGGCCGGGCGACACCAGCACCCTGCCCACCGCCTACCAGCTGGCCACCCTGCCGCACGGAGACCCGAGGCGCAGGACCGAACGACGGATCTCGCGGGTCTTCGACTGGCTGCAGGCGCCGTTCTCCGGGGGCTACTTCCTCGGCGACTACCAGGGCCTGGTGGCGGACGGCAAGGGGGTGCGGGCGGTGCTCACCGAGACCCACTCCGGCACACCGCGGAACCGTACGGACGTGTACTCCGGCACTTTCCGCACCGGGTGA
- a CDS encoding DUF309 domain-containing protein, giving the protein MTSEGGARARDRDVDGRARNARPRDGLGRPLPHGAEGVARQPEGVVRAPSETVAEAQTLLDAGRPFHAHEVFEDAWKSGPEDERTLWRGLAQLAVGLTHAARGNTVGGARLLRRGAGAVEEWESQRGEDRPYGLDLAGLARWARELAGRVAEGAGPVDARDEAPRLGWREPR; this is encoded by the coding sequence ATGACCAGTGAGGGCGGTGCTCGGGCCAGGGACCGGGACGTGGACGGGAGGGCCCGCAACGCGCGGCCCCGGGACGGGCTTGGCCGGCCGCTGCCCCACGGCGCCGAGGGCGTGGCCCGGCAGCCGGAGGGTGTCGTACGGGCGCCGTCGGAGACGGTCGCGGAGGCGCAGACGCTGCTGGACGCGGGCAGGCCGTTCCACGCGCACGAGGTGTTCGAGGACGCCTGGAAGTCGGGCCCGGAGGACGAGCGGACCCTGTGGCGCGGGCTGGCCCAGCTGGCGGTGGGGCTCACGCACGCGGCACGGGGGAACACCGTCGGCGGGGCGCGCCTGCTGCGGCGGGGCGCGGGCGCGGTCGAGGAGTGGGAGTCGCAGCGGGGCGAGGACCGGCCGTACGGGCTGGATCTCGCCGGGCTCGCCCGCTGGGCGCGGGAGCTGGCCGGACGCGTGGCGGAGGGGGCCGGGCCGGTGGACGCCCGCGACGAGGCGCCCCGGCTCGGGTGGCGAGAGCCCCGATGA
- the cobF gene encoding precorrin-6A synthase (deacetylating), translating to MRKIHVIGIGAGDPDQLTLQAVKALRSTDVFFLLDKGEVKNDLTQLRRDILDAHLPEGSYRLVEARDPERDRKAGGAAYSPAVEDWRSARAGIYERLIGEELGEDGTGAFLVWGDPALYDSTLGILQEVLAAGRVAFEYEVVPGISSVSSLVARHRTGLNRVARPVQITTGRRLSEGFPPGVDDVVVMLDAHQVFRRYADEDMDIYWGAYIGTPDEILVSGPIAEAGPRIERLRAEARERKGWIMDTYLLRRNSTED from the coding sequence GTGCGAAAGATTCATGTCATCGGTATCGGCGCGGGCGACCCCGACCAGCTGACCCTGCAGGCGGTCAAGGCGCTGCGGAGCACGGACGTGTTCTTCCTGCTGGACAAGGGCGAGGTGAAGAACGACCTGACCCAGCTCCGCCGGGACATCCTCGACGCACATCTGCCCGAGGGGTCGTACCGCCTGGTGGAGGCCCGGGATCCGGAGCGGGACCGGAAGGCGGGCGGAGCGGCGTACTCGCCCGCCGTGGAGGACTGGCGCAGTGCGCGCGCCGGGATCTACGAGCGGCTGATCGGCGAGGAGCTGGGCGAGGACGGCACCGGCGCGTTCCTGGTGTGGGGGGATCCCGCGCTGTACGACAGCACGCTGGGGATTCTCCAGGAAGTGCTGGCGGCCGGCCGGGTGGCGTTCGAGTACGAGGTGGTGCCCGGCATCAGCAGCGTCTCCTCGCTGGTGGCGCGGCACCGCACGGGCCTGAACCGGGTGGCCCGGCCGGTGCAGATCACCACCGGGCGGCGGCTGTCCGAGGGCTTCCCGCCGGGGGTGGACGACGTGGTCGTGATGCTGGACGCCCACCAGGTGTTCCGGCGGTACGCCGACGAGGACATGGACATCTACTGGGGGGCCTACATCGGCACCCCGGACGAGATCCTCGTCTCCGGCCCGATCGCCGAGGCCGGCCCCCGCATCGAGCGGCTGCGTGCCGAGGCCCGCGAACGCAAGGGCTGGATCATGGACACGTATCTGCTCCGCAGGAACAGCACGGAGGACTGA
- a CDS encoding cobalt-precorrin-6A reductase, with protein MPPHVLILGGTTEARRLAAELAARPGVRVTTSLAGRVARPGALAGDVRTGGFGGADGLADWLRAHRVDALVDATHPFAGTITANAARAAAATGVPAVVLRRPGWRAGPGDDWTSVPSLDAAARALPRFGRRVFLSTGRLGLAAFAGLTDRHFVVRSVDPPEPPLPPDAEVILARGPFTVADETELLRAHRIDVLVTKDSGGEATSAKLTAARDLRLPVLVVRRPALPPGVRTAPDVPATLTALGLTPG; from the coding sequence ATGCCCCCGCACGTCCTGATCCTCGGCGGCACCACCGAGGCCCGCCGTCTCGCCGCCGAACTCGCCGCCCGCCCCGGCGTCCGGGTCACCACCTCGCTGGCCGGCCGCGTCGCCCGGCCGGGCGCGCTGGCGGGCGATGTCCGGACCGGCGGCTTCGGCGGCGCGGACGGCCTCGCCGACTGGCTGCGCGCACACCGGGTGGACGCCCTGGTGGACGCCACCCATCCGTTCGCCGGGACGATCACGGCCAACGCGGCCCGCGCGGCGGCGGCCACCGGGGTCCCCGCGGTCGTTCTGCGCCGCCCCGGCTGGCGTGCCGGCCCCGGAGACGACTGGACCTCCGTCCCCTCCCTCGACGCGGCCGCCCGGGCGCTGCCCCGCTTCGGCCGCCGGGTGTTCCTCAGCACCGGACGCCTGGGCCTCGCGGCCTTCGCCGGTCTGACGGACCGGCACTTCGTCGTCCGGTCGGTCGACCCGCCCGAACCGCCGCTGCCCCCGGACGCCGAAGTGATCCTGGCCCGCGGCCCGTTCACGGTGGCCGACGAGACGGAACTGCTCCGCGCCCACCGGATCGACGTCCTGGTCACGAAGGACAGCGGAGGCGAGGCGACGTCCGCGAAACTGACGGCGGCCCGGGACCTCCGCCTGCCCGTCCTCGTCGTACGCCGTCCCGCCCTGCCCCCCGGAGTACGCACGGCACCCGACGTCCCGGCCACCCTGACGGCGCTGGGGCTCACCCCGGGATGA
- a CDS encoding TIGR01458 family HAD-type hydrolase, producing the protein MESVRAVLIDIDGVLTVSWQPLPGAVEALERIRAAGLDVALVTNTTSRTRASIAEALSAAGFAVDADDVLTAPAATAAYLAEHFPGARCTLLNSGDIGEDLGDITVVDDRPDVVVLGGAGPEFDYAALNRAFGHLQQGAELIAMHRNLYWRTDAGLQLDSGAFLVGLEKAARVEAAITGKPSRAFFEAALARVGRSAADALMVGDDIESDVLAAQRAGLTGVLVRTGKYQRETHERASGTPDHVVDSFADLPALLGLTP; encoded by the coding sequence ATGGAATCCGTGCGTGCCGTACTGATCGACATCGACGGTGTCCTCACCGTCTCGTGGCAGCCGCTGCCGGGCGCGGTGGAGGCGCTGGAGCGGATCCGCGCGGCCGGTCTCGACGTGGCCCTGGTGACCAACACGACCTCACGCACGCGGGCGTCGATCGCCGAGGCCCTCTCGGCGGCCGGTTTCGCGGTGGACGCCGACGACGTCCTCACCGCGCCCGCCGCCACGGCCGCGTACCTCGCCGAGCACTTTCCCGGCGCCCGTTGCACGCTGCTCAACAGCGGGGACATCGGGGAGGACCTGGGGGACATCACGGTGGTCGACGACCGTCCCGACGTGGTCGTCCTCGGCGGTGCCGGACCGGAGTTCGACTACGCTGCGCTGAACCGTGCCTTCGGCCATCTCCAGCAGGGTGCCGAGCTGATCGCCATGCACCGCAATCTGTACTGGCGGACCGACGCCGGGCTGCAACTGGACTCGGGGGCCTTCCTGGTGGGGCTGGAGAAGGCCGCGCGGGTGGAGGCGGCGATCACGGGCAAGCCGTCGCGGGCGTTCTTCGAGGCGGCGCTGGCCCGGGTGGGCAGGAGTGCCGCGGACGCGCTGATGGTGGGCGACGACATCGAGTCGGACGTGCTCGCGGCGCAGCGGGCCGGGCTCACGGGGGTGCTGGTGCGGACCGGCAAGTACCAGCGGGAGACGCACGAGCGGGCGAGCGGCACCCCGGACCACGTGGTGGACTCCTTCGCGGACCTGCCGGCGCTGCTGGGGCTGACACCGTGA